Part of the Mycolicibacterium thermoresistibile genome, GCGCAATGCGGTCATACCCGGATATCGCGGCACGGTACGCATGTGTTAGCCGCGGGCATGCGGCGCGCGCAGTCCGAGCGTGCGGCGACCGGCCGCGAGCAACTCGTCACGCAGGGCCGCCTCGTCGAGGTCGCCGTAGTCGACGCCGGCGGCCGCCGCGATCCCCGCCATCACCACCGCGGCCTTGACCCTCCCGCCGGGTCCGGGTTGGACGTCGCCGAGCAGCGCCATCTGCCGTTGCACCACCTCCGCCCAGTCCGGCCGGGTCCGCAGCAGCGCGACGACTCCCGGGTCGCCGGTGAGCAGGGAGATGACCTCACGGTGCGCCGCCGCCAGGGCCGCGTAGCCGCGCAGGAAGTGGTCGGCCCGGGTCCGGGCGCCGCGGCGCGCCTCGGCGGCCGACACGATCT contains:
- a CDS encoding TetR/AcrR family transcriptional regulator, whose product is MTSRASAGTGPTRQRLIEVAIELFKQHSVAGTSLQMISDALGLTKSAIYHHFRTRDELLTAVMEPLISEVAEIVSAAEARRGARTRADHFLRGYAALAAAHREVISLLTGDPGVVALLRTRPDWAEVVQRQMALLGDVQPGPGGRVKAAVVMAGIAAAAGVDYGDLDEAALRDELLAAGRRTLGLRAPHARG